One region of Channa argus isolate prfri chromosome 20, Channa argus male v1.0, whole genome shotgun sequence genomic DNA includes:
- the dnmbp gene encoding dynamin-binding protein isoform X3 codes for MSLHAQLNEELDFREGDLIIITGLPEPGWFKGELEGRRGIFPEGFVELLGPLRSPQEPEDYQYFINDAQQITYEDPDNAGEDTEEEGVEEGELFLREEEDHKEGIVEEEEEHKKNVVEEEESGIYGVALYEFRAMEAGELDFDVGDHIRVVGTLEDGWLEGELQGRRGIFPHRFVKIEGGEQKSAEDTNVVKPEEHKENSNSSDYSSGQLCPSGSGNDSEWTTYEDHTVWDLDYFERTEEERQSKSSGALPSVQGQREGGSRFDLQPKRPVASAQRGPERPKSTPPARPKLPPRPNLSVHSQTSGTTRSNFTNGNSRSIQPRLTHSLTLPSTQPGWSKGSRYYQRPPADGATTSIRNASLGQTFIDIDKGHRQKKLIRHASVTDADVLMGSAETKTQSQQSVRASNGMIPTPITLDALATSAIDLETKLFQQMFEFEKSLTASYHDTNTTPESLISRHFSILDFSNESDIIRGSSHSPVSHLSQSESGSSSLERRRTLRPPPPRPRARHSLAPAAYKPVRPAPRPPRRCPRQNIAPPASNSPTSNPIVYTHENDPDINLSNPVTEQEAEFGDLAAAQEHDIQCQQDAEKDLERQMEIENQRQREEEERYQLLLRLQEVEHDMEAYAHTAEELRAMLEEEEEETARTQALENLEFCNYTLETLALEQQQLQEMTLLSQPKPLDSTPTTDLTPAAGTSTEQRMLEKRSKVIEELLQTEQDYIKDLQMCVEEMIEPLQNKQVKNVDYEGLFGNIASVIDLSQRLLETLQETDSIGKVFLDFKAELEEVYKQYCQNHDDAISLLETYEKDENIQRHVLECLERLRAIYREWGKTNYINLGSFLIKPVQRVMRYPLLLMELLGATPEGHHDRPQLAQALQAIKEINVNINEYKRRKDLVVKYRKGDEDTFIDKISKLSMHSIIKKSNRVSSHLKHLTGISPQIKDEAFDEAEKRFRLQERLIKSFIRDISLYLQHIRESASVKVLAAISFCDIYTERSLLDPERFQKAHRCISDKQFTQFKERTEALVIHPLTQLLLMFAGPHKLIQKRFDKLLDYDNCKERADRLKDRRVQDELQVARNNYEALNAQLLDELPKFHGAAEELFTGCVTAFAQAQKDFMKTTLGELKPLLQAFSNRVSTEGNLIAQFQEEHSRVLQLLQSFSFCPENLPPATLTKKPFEKKTVEKQTAKRPMHGPPNCVMQTNEHRAGLLVRYGPEKLFQVERNYNAAQDLDVSLLEGDLVGVIKQQDPMGSHNRWLIDNGLTKGFVYSSFLKPYNPRRSQSDVSIESQSSNESGYGGSSPVFSRQNSSSTLTFNHETATVSFSTSQSQSHSSPHPSLDSASSRRTHQREAPNPESASQNNSINSLPQNPSDQRDFSDQTHRKSPSHRDTESSYQHSSYHRDSYDTNYASSSSHKEMSDLSETDSSSSSQRNNCLQRHDSPYQWRNGDSGGQKKSSYPRERCIEPEPEPEQESEPERDIELDGHQIYYALYSFNARCANELSISANQRLRILEFQDMNGNSEWWLGEAGGRRGYVPSNYIRKSEYT; via the exons ATGAGCCTTCATGCCCAGCTCAATGAGGAGCTAGACTTCCGTGAGGGGGACTTGATCATTATCACAGGCCTGCCTGAGCCGGGCTGGTTCAAGGGCGAACTGGAAGGCCGCAGGGGGATCTTCCCAGAAGGGTTTGTAGAGCTTCTCGGTCCCCTTCGATCTCCTCAGGAGCCCGAGGACTACCAGTATTTCATTAATGATGCTCAGCAAATTACATATGAGGACCCTGACAATGCAGGAGAGGACACTGAGGAGGAGGGTGTAGAGGAAGGGGAGTTGTTtctgagagaagaagaagaccaCAAGGAGGGTAtagtagaagaagaagaggaacacaagaaaaatgtagtagaagaggaggagagtggCATCTATGGGGTGGCTCTGTATGAGTTTCGGGCCATGGAGGCAGGTGAGTTGGACTTTGATGTGGGGGATCACATACGCGTTGTCGGCACTTTGGAAGATGGTTGGCTGGAAGGGGAGCTCCAGGGGCGACGAGGTATCTTTCCTCATCGTTTTGTCAAAATAGAGGGAGGCGAACAGAAATCTGCAGAGGACACAAATGTTGTTAAACCAGAAGAACACAAAGAGAACAGCAATTCTTCTGATTACAGCTCAGGTCAATTATGTCCCAGTGGTTCAGGGAATGATTCTGAATGGACAACGTATGAGGATCATACAGTGTGGGACCTGGACTACTTTGAGAGGACTGAGGAGGAAAGGCAAAGCAAAAGCAGTGGAGCTCTACCTAGCGTCCAAGGGCAGAGAGAGGGGGGTAGCAGGTTTGATTTGCAACCAAAAAGACCTGTTGCCTCAGCACAAAGAGGGCCTGAGAGACCCAAATCCACTCCACCAGCAAGGCCTAAACTGCCTCCTCGGCCTAACCTCTCTGTACATAGCCAAACTTCTGGCACTACTAGATCTAACTTTACTAATGGTAACAGTCGATCCATACAGCCCAGACTTACTCATAGCCTAACACTTCCTAGCACTCAGCCTGGTTGGTCTAAAGGCAGTAGATACTACCAGAGGCCACCAGCAGATGGTGCCACCACCAGTATAAGAAATGCCAGTCTTGGCCAAACATTTATTGACATAGATAAAGGCCATAGGCAGAAGAAGCTCATTCGCCATGCTAGTGTGACGGATGCTGATGTATTGATGGGCAGTGctgagacaaagacacaatCACAGCAGTCAGTGCGTGCCTCTAATGGTATGATACCAACACCCATCACCTTAGATGCCCTGGCAACCTCAGCCATTGACCTGGAGACCAAGCTCTTCCAGCAAATGTTTGAATTTGAGAAAAGCTTAACTGCTTCATATCATGATACAAACACGACCCCTGAGTCACTGATCTCACGGCACTTTTCTATTCTGGACTTCAGCAATGAAAGTGACATTATCCGAGGCTCCTCGCATTCTCCTGTGTCTCACCTCTCGCAGTCAGAGTCTGGCTCTTCCTCACTAGAGAGGCGCAGGACCCTtcgccctcctcctcctcgtccgaGAGCGCGTCATTCCCTAGCCCCAGCTGCATACAAACCAGTGCGCCCAGCCCCACGTCCACCTCGTCGTTGTCCCAGACAAAATATAGCTCCTCCAGCTAGCAACTCCCCCACCAGCAACCCCATCGTTTACACCCATGAAAATGACCCAGATATAAATCTTTCTAACCCAGTAACAGAGCAGGAGGCTGAGTTTGGTGACCTTGCAGCTGCCCAGGAACACGACATCCAGTGCCAGCAGGACGCTGAGAAAGACCTGGAGAGACAGATGGAAATCGAGaatcagagacagagagaagaggaggagaggtaCCAGCTATTGCTACGGCTACAGGAGGTGGAGCACGACATGGAGGCATATGCACACACTGCAGAGGAACTTAGGGCCatgttggaggaggaggaggaagagacgGCCCGCACACAAGCCCTAGAGAATCTGGAGTTCTGTAACTACACCCTGGAGACACTTgcactggagcagcagcagctacaaG AGATGACGCTCCTGTCCCAACCCAAACCCCTAGACTCCACCCCAACAACGGACTTGACCCCCGCTGCCGGTACGAGCACTGAGCAAAGGATGCTGGagaagaggtcaaaggtcattgaGGAGCTGCTGCAGACAGAGCAGGACTACATCAAAGACCTGCAGATGTGTGTCGAGGAGATGATTGAGCCACTGCAAAATAAGCAG GTAAAGAATGTGGATTATGAAGGTCTCTTTGGCAACATCGCCTCTGTGATCGACCTGTCACAGCGCCTGTTAGAAACACTGCAGGAGACAGACTCCATTG GAAAGGTATTTCTAGACTTCAAAGCTGAGCTGGAGGAGGTATACAAGCAGTACTGCCAGAACCACGATGATGCCATCTCTCTGTTGGAGACCTACGAGAAAGACGAAAACATCCAGCGCCATGTGTTGGAGTGTCTGGAGAGATTGAG GGCCATATATCGAGAGTG GGGTAAGACAAATTACATCAACCTGGGCTCTTTCCTGATCAAGCCAGTGCAGCGTGTGATGCGTTACCCGCTTCTGCTGATGGAACTGCTGGGCGCCACACCAGAGGGCCACCATGATCGGCCCCAGCTGGCTCAGGCTCTGCAGGCCATCAAGGAGATTAACGTAAACATCAACGAGTACAAGCGAAGGAAAGACCTCG TGGTGAAGTACAGGAAGGGCGACGAGGATACGTTCATTGACAAGATCTCCAAGCTAAGCATGCACTCCATTATCAAAAAATCCAACAGAGTCAGCAGCCACCTCAAGCATCTAACAGGCATTTCACCCCAG ATTAAAGATGAAGCATTTGATGAGGCTGAGAAAAGGTTCAGGCTGCAGGAGAGACTCATCAAGTCTTTTATCAGGGACATTTCCTTATACCTGCAGCACATCAGG GAATCAGCATCTGTAAAAGTGTTGGCAGCCATCAGCTTCTGTGACATCTACACAGAGCGCAGTTTGCTGGACCCAGAACGCTTCCAGAAAGCTCATCGCTGCATCAGTGACAAACAGTTTACACAATTT AAAGAACGCACAGAAGCCTTAGTCATCCACCCGCTCACCCAGCTCCTCCTCATGTTTGCTGGGCCGCACAAACTCATCCAGAAGCGCTTTGACAAGTTACTGGATTATGACAACTGCAAGGAGCGAGCAGACCGTCTCAAGGACCGCCGCGTCCAGGATGAGCTGCAGGTGGCACGCAACAACTACGAGGCGCTCAATGCCCAACTTCTGGATGAGCTCCCCAAGTTCCACGGTGCGGCCGAGGAGCTGTTTACAGGCTGCGTGACGGCCTTTGCTCAAGCTCAGAAGGACTTCATGAAGACCACACTAGGAGAGCTGAAGCCGCTCCTACAGGCT TTTTCTAACAGAGTCAGCACAGAGGGCAACCTGATTGCACAGTTTCAAGAAGAGCATAGTCGAGTTCTCCAGCTTCTGCAGAGCTTTAGCTTCTGCCCAGAAAACCTGCCTCCAGCTACTTTGACAAAAAAGCCCTTCGAGAAGAAGACTGTGGAGAAGCAGACCGCTAAAAGGCCAATGCATGGACCT CCAAATTGCGTCATGCAGACAAACGAGCACCGTGCAGGACTCCTGGTACGATACGGCCCTGAGAAACTTTTCCAGGTTGAGAGGAACTATAATGCGGCTCAAGATCTGGATGTATCTTTACTAGAGGGAGACTTGGTAGGCGTGATCAAGCAGCAGGACCCTATGGGTAGCCACAACCGCTGGCTGATTGATAATGGAC tcaCCAAGGGTTTTGTGTACAGCTCCTTCCTCAAACCCTACAACCCACGCAGGAGCCAGTCAGATGTGTCGATTGAAAGCCAATCATCCAACGAGTCCGGGTACGGTGGCTCCTCCCCTGTTTTCTCCCgccagaacagcagcagcacattgacCTTTAACCATGAAACAGCCACTGTCAGCTTTTCCACATCGCAGTCCCAGAGCCATTCATCGCCACACCCGTCACTGGATTCTGCCTCCTCTCGTAGGACTCATCAAAGAGAAGCACCCAACCCCGAATCGGCATCTCAAAACAACTCCATAAACTCTTTACCCCAAAATCCCTCAGACCAAAGGGACTTCTCAGATCAAACCCACCGAAAGTCACCCAGTCACAGAGACACGGAGTCTTCATATCAGCACTCCAGCTATCACAGAGACTCCTATGATACGAATTATGCAAGTTCAAGTAGCCACAAGGAAATGTCAGACCTCTCAGAGACagactcttcttcttcttcacaaaGAAACAATTGCTTACAGCGGCATGATAGTCCATATCAGTGGAGAAATGGGGATAGTGGTGGTCAGAAGAAGTCCTCTTACCCCAGAGAGAGATGCATTGAGCCAGAGCCAGAACCAGAACAAGAGTCAGAACCAGAACGTGACATTGAATTAGATGGTCACCAG atttactATGCTCTCTACTCCTTCAATGCCCGTTGTGCCAATGAACTGAGCATCTCAGCCAATCAGCGACTGCGGATACTCGAGTTCCAGGACATGAACGGTAACAGTGAATGGTGGCTGGGGGAAGCAGGAGGCCGACGGGGCTATGTGCCTTCCAACTACATCCGCAAATCTGAATATACATGA
- the dnmbp gene encoding dynamin-binding protein isoform X4 yields MKSPVVYGNPATFGAVDWNYAAGAPVKRGKSIEELGDAGWARERERVAHLQHIEQLHQLQLQQQQVGYPGYGVVSPGQPQGTVKVASPSDTLSGYTVPTHGGVMVPVGGPVHVPAPWPVQWGDQAQIRQGNVCRQPSWEHNDQHKKAFKGKQPPGHDVYFHPRSEDGHLELRISEWKGKHCFYQGPEDYSQQKHGRVQQEKASNDFRTEERYGKEDKDIRRRDDWVRENDHNSEQYDHYGHTDLEDYDQKCKYQYRDHYDRRYNAHYDDREQQYYANKRHPKYDRREPDSDYEEYYNRKEPYVSRDRYKDADRYHDHDRDYYDSKESRRYRENDYYQRREEDPYYDERKQKDPYYDRRSEGRYDRREDIRKDRDVHYRRCEDSYTTKDRDHDSEPDEYGGYRERNKYKDRDDGRRDDPYDHRKSDNYRAKERYERRTMDHCDYENEERYGPREGEYSHYKPRDRFRDLRSISTDSRYEDYPKKDRKTHCEEWVEQQKKLVLREVHSFEDPGIYRHSDDQEKGFESSAGNIGSKQGRKAVYVGSLDRNSFYRKTAPSALRKSEFATTRRPGKKEMTLLSQPKPLDSTPTTDLTPAAGTSTEQRMLEKRSKVIEELLQTEQDYIKDLQMCVEEMIEPLQNKQVKNVDYEGLFGNIASVIDLSQRLLETLQETDSIGKVFLDFKAELEEVYKQYCQNHDDAISLLETYEKDENIQRHVLECLERLRAIYREWGKTNYINLGSFLIKPVQRVMRYPLLLMELLGATPEGHHDRPQLAQALQAIKEINVNINEYKRRKDLVVKYRKGDEDTFIDKISKLSMHSIIKKSNRVSSHLKHLTGISPQIKDEAFDEAEKRFRLQERLIKSFIRDISLYLQHIRESASVKVLAAISFCDIYTERSLLDPERFQKAHRCISDKQFTQFKERTEALVIHPLTQLLLMFAGPHKLIQKRFDKLLDYDNCKERADRLKDRRVQDELQVARNNYEALNAQLLDELPKFHGAAEELFTGCVTAFAQAQKDFMKTTLGELKPLLQAFSNRVSTEGNLIAQFQEEHSRVLQLLQSFSFCPENLPPATLTKKPFEKKTVEKQTAKRPMHGPPNCVMQTNEHRAGLLVRYGPEKLFQVERNYNAAQDLDVSLLEGDLVGVIKQQDPMGSHNRWLIDNGLTKGFVYSSFLKPYNPRRSQSDVSIESQSSNESGYGGSSPVFSRQNSSSTLTFNHETATVSFSTSQSQSHSSPHPSLDSASSRRTHQREAPNPESASQNNSINSLPQNPSDQRDFSDQTHRKSPSHRDTESSYQHSSYHRDSYDTNYASSSSHKEMSDLSETDSSSSSQRNNCLQRHDSPYQWRNGDSGGQKKSSYPRERCIEPEPEPEQESEPERDIELDGHQIYYALYSFNARCANELSISANQRLRILEFQDMNGNSEWWLGEAGGRRGYVPSNYIRKSEYT; encoded by the exons ATGAAGAGCCCAGTGGTTTATGGCAATCCGGCCACGTTCGGCGCAGTGGATTGGAACTATGCAGCTGGTGCTCCGGTAAAGAGAGGAAAGAGCATAGAGGAGCTGGGGGATGCTGGTTgggccagagagagagagagagtggctCATTTGCAGCATATAGAACAACTACACCAACTGCAGCTTCAGCAGCAACAGGTTGGATATCCCGGGTATGGAGTAGTTTCTCCTGGCCAACCACAGGGAACAGTCAAGGTAGCAAGTCCTTCCGACACACTTTCAGGATACACTGTGCCTACACACGGTGGTGTGATGGTGCCTGTCGGTGGGCCAGTGCATGTGCCAGCTCCATGGCCAGTGCAATGGGGGGACCAAGCGCAGATTAGACAGGGCAATGTCTGCCGCCAACCCAGCTGGGAGCACAATGACCAACACAAGAAAGCTTTCAAAGGCAAGCAGCCTCCAGGCCATGATGTTTACTTCCACCCTCGTTCAGAAGATGGTCACTTGGAATTGAGGATATCTGAATGGAAAGGCAAACACTGTTTTTACCAAGGCCCAGAGGATTACAGCCAGCAAAAGCATGGAAGAGTACAACAAGAAAAGGCCAGTAATGACTTTAGAACTGAAGAAAGGTATGGTAAAGAGGATAAGGATATAAGAAGAAGGGACGATTGGGTGAGAGAAAATGACCATAATTCTGAACAATATGACCATTACGGCCACACAGACTTGGAGGATTATGATCAAAAGTGCAAATACCAGTACAGAGACCATTATGACAGGAGATATAATGCACATTATGATGACAGAGAGCAGCAGTATTATGCCAATAAGAGGCATCCTAAATATGATCGCAGAGAACCTGACAGTGACTATGAAGAATACTATAATCGTAAAGAGCCTTATGTTAGCAGAGACAGATATAAGGATGCGGATCGCTATCACGACCATGATAGGGATTATTATGACTCAAAAGAGAGTCGTCGCTATAGAGAAAATGACTACTACCAGCGTAGAGAGGAGGACCCCTACTATGATGAGCGAAAACAAAAGGACCCTTACTACGACCGCCGTTCAGAGGGCCGATATGACCGCAGAGAAGATATCAGAAAAGACAGGGATGTCCATTATCGAAGGTGTGAGGACAGTTACACCACTAAAGATAGGGACCACGACTCTGAACCAGACGAATACGGTGGTTATAGGGAGAGAAACAAGTACAAAGATAGAGATGATGGCAGGAGAGATGACCCATATGACCACAGAAAGAGCGACAACTACAGAGCTAAGGAGCGCTATGAGCGGAGGACCATGGACCACTGTGACTATGAGAATGAGGAACGTTACGGCCCCAGAGAAGGGGAGTATTCCCACTACAAGCCCAGAGACAGGTTTCGAGATTTACGTTCGATATCCACAGATTCGCGATATGAGGATTACCCTAAAAAGGATCGCAAGACCCACTGTGAGGAATGGGTTGAGCAGCAGAAAAAATTGGTGCTCAGGGAGGTGCACTCATTTGAAGATCCCGGCATATACCGACACAGTGACGATCAGGAAAAAGGGTTTGAGTCAAGTGCTGGGAATATTGGTTCAAAACAGGGTCGCAAGGCTGTTTATGTGGGTTCACTAGATCGCAATAGCTTCTACAGGAAGACCGCTCCAAGCGCCTTGCGAAAGTCCGAGTTTGCCACTACCAGGAGACCAGGAAAGAAAG AGATGACGCTCCTGTCCCAACCCAAACCCCTAGACTCCACCCCAACAACGGACTTGACCCCCGCTGCCGGTACGAGCACTGAGCAAAGGATGCTGGagaagaggtcaaaggtcattgaGGAGCTGCTGCAGACAGAGCAGGACTACATCAAAGACCTGCAGATGTGTGTCGAGGAGATGATTGAGCCACTGCAAAATAAGCAG GTAAAGAATGTGGATTATGAAGGTCTCTTTGGCAACATCGCCTCTGTGATCGACCTGTCACAGCGCCTGTTAGAAACACTGCAGGAGACAGACTCCATTG GAAAGGTATTTCTAGACTTCAAAGCTGAGCTGGAGGAGGTATACAAGCAGTACTGCCAGAACCACGATGATGCCATCTCTCTGTTGGAGACCTACGAGAAAGACGAAAACATCCAGCGCCATGTGTTGGAGTGTCTGGAGAGATTGAG GGCCATATATCGAGAGTG GGGTAAGACAAATTACATCAACCTGGGCTCTTTCCTGATCAAGCCAGTGCAGCGTGTGATGCGTTACCCGCTTCTGCTGATGGAACTGCTGGGCGCCACACCAGAGGGCCACCATGATCGGCCCCAGCTGGCTCAGGCTCTGCAGGCCATCAAGGAGATTAACGTAAACATCAACGAGTACAAGCGAAGGAAAGACCTCG TGGTGAAGTACAGGAAGGGCGACGAGGATACGTTCATTGACAAGATCTCCAAGCTAAGCATGCACTCCATTATCAAAAAATCCAACAGAGTCAGCAGCCACCTCAAGCATCTAACAGGCATTTCACCCCAG ATTAAAGATGAAGCATTTGATGAGGCTGAGAAAAGGTTCAGGCTGCAGGAGAGACTCATCAAGTCTTTTATCAGGGACATTTCCTTATACCTGCAGCACATCAGG GAATCAGCATCTGTAAAAGTGTTGGCAGCCATCAGCTTCTGTGACATCTACACAGAGCGCAGTTTGCTGGACCCAGAACGCTTCCAGAAAGCTCATCGCTGCATCAGTGACAAACAGTTTACACAATTT AAAGAACGCACAGAAGCCTTAGTCATCCACCCGCTCACCCAGCTCCTCCTCATGTTTGCTGGGCCGCACAAACTCATCCAGAAGCGCTTTGACAAGTTACTGGATTATGACAACTGCAAGGAGCGAGCAGACCGTCTCAAGGACCGCCGCGTCCAGGATGAGCTGCAGGTGGCACGCAACAACTACGAGGCGCTCAATGCCCAACTTCTGGATGAGCTCCCCAAGTTCCACGGTGCGGCCGAGGAGCTGTTTACAGGCTGCGTGACGGCCTTTGCTCAAGCTCAGAAGGACTTCATGAAGACCACACTAGGAGAGCTGAAGCCGCTCCTACAGGCT TTTTCTAACAGAGTCAGCACAGAGGGCAACCTGATTGCACAGTTTCAAGAAGAGCATAGTCGAGTTCTCCAGCTTCTGCAGAGCTTTAGCTTCTGCCCAGAAAACCTGCCTCCAGCTACTTTGACAAAAAAGCCCTTCGAGAAGAAGACTGTGGAGAAGCAGACCGCTAAAAGGCCAATGCATGGACCT CCAAATTGCGTCATGCAGACAAACGAGCACCGTGCAGGACTCCTGGTACGATACGGCCCTGAGAAACTTTTCCAGGTTGAGAGGAACTATAATGCGGCTCAAGATCTGGATGTATCTTTACTAGAGGGAGACTTGGTAGGCGTGATCAAGCAGCAGGACCCTATGGGTAGCCACAACCGCTGGCTGATTGATAATGGAC tcaCCAAGGGTTTTGTGTACAGCTCCTTCCTCAAACCCTACAACCCACGCAGGAGCCAGTCAGATGTGTCGATTGAAAGCCAATCATCCAACGAGTCCGGGTACGGTGGCTCCTCCCCTGTTTTCTCCCgccagaacagcagcagcacattgacCTTTAACCATGAAACAGCCACTGTCAGCTTTTCCACATCGCAGTCCCAGAGCCATTCATCGCCACACCCGTCACTGGATTCTGCCTCCTCTCGTAGGACTCATCAAAGAGAAGCACCCAACCCCGAATCGGCATCTCAAAACAACTCCATAAACTCTTTACCCCAAAATCCCTCAGACCAAAGGGACTTCTCAGATCAAACCCACCGAAAGTCACCCAGTCACAGAGACACGGAGTCTTCATATCAGCACTCCAGCTATCACAGAGACTCCTATGATACGAATTATGCAAGTTCAAGTAGCCACAAGGAAATGTCAGACCTCTCAGAGACagactcttcttcttcttcacaaaGAAACAATTGCTTACAGCGGCATGATAGTCCATATCAGTGGAGAAATGGGGATAGTGGTGGTCAGAAGAAGTCCTCTTACCCCAGAGAGAGATGCATTGAGCCAGAGCCAGAACCAGAACAAGAGTCAGAACCAGAACGTGACATTGAATTAGATGGTCACCAG atttactATGCTCTCTACTCCTTCAATGCCCGTTGTGCCAATGAACTGAGCATCTCAGCCAATCAGCGACTGCGGATACTCGAGTTCCAGGACATGAACGGTAACAGTGAATGGTGGCTGGGGGAAGCAGGAGGCCGACGGGGCTATGTGCCTTCCAACTACATCCGCAAATCTGAATATACATGA